The following coding sequences are from one Mycobacterium bourgelatii window:
- a CDS encoding dihydrodipicolinate synthase family protein has protein sequence MATAAEARVWARGALRGIGDSLYTPFCGTDGDDIDWEAYRTLVHYCVAELKHPMLWCTSGLAEFWALTIDERKRLLEVAIEVGRAANPNVIIQACTAAMTAKDCLELTLHAQESGADIAYIQSPMMEAHGGEGVLRFFKYIAARTDIALGMFNSPSSGYVLTAADGARIYAEVPAVCATKEGAFRPQSSRMLHQLAPGLVIWECDKTVYRAGWLREGIVCPAQLGTSGYLFETPQRPLLSEYWDLILADKLIEAMDFGRDSGLDQLESDLGPWFTCYPGRPDYFTHWGGAFKYAASVLGLPIGSYPHSRPPQVELPDEAKTQIRNAYRRMGLVDS, from the coding sequence ATGGCGACTGCGGCTGAGGCCCGGGTATGGGCGCGCGGTGCGCTACGAGGCATCGGTGACTCGCTCTACACGCCATTCTGTGGCACCGACGGCGATGATATCGACTGGGAGGCTTACCGGACGTTGGTGCACTACTGCGTCGCCGAACTCAAGCACCCGATGCTGTGGTGCACCAGTGGCCTCGCGGAGTTCTGGGCGCTAACCATCGATGAGCGAAAGCGCCTGCTGGAAGTCGCGATTGAAGTAGGGCGTGCCGCGAACCCGAACGTGATAATCCAAGCCTGCACCGCGGCGATGACCGCGAAGGACTGCTTGGAGTTGACGCTGCACGCACAGGAATCGGGTGCGGACATCGCCTACATCCAATCCCCGATGATGGAGGCGCACGGCGGCGAAGGCGTGCTGCGATTCTTCAAGTACATTGCCGCACGCACGGATATCGCATTGGGCATGTTCAATTCGCCGTCATCGGGCTACGTGTTGACCGCCGCTGACGGTGCCCGCATCTACGCCGAAGTGCCCGCGGTGTGCGCCACCAAGGAGGGTGCGTTCCGGCCGCAGAGCAGTCGCATGCTGCATCAACTCGCGCCCGGCTTGGTGATATGGGAGTGCGACAAGACGGTCTACCGTGCTGGATGGCTGCGCGAGGGCATCGTCTGCCCAGCGCAATTGGGCACCTCGGGCTATTTGTTCGAGACTCCGCAGCGCCCGCTGCTGTCCGAGTACTGGGATCTGATCCTGGCCGACAAGCTGATCGAAGCGATGGACTTCGGGCGCGATTCGGGTTTGGACCAACTCGAATCGGACCTCGGACCATGGTTCACGTGTTATCCCGGACGGCCGGACTACTTCACCCATTGGGGTGGTGCTTTCAAGTACGCGGCGTCGGTGCTCGGTCTACCGATAGGTTCGTACCCCCATTCGCGTCCCCCGCAGGTGGAACTGCCTGATGAAGCCAAGACTCAGATCAGGAACGCCTATCGTCGGATGGGACTTGTTGATTCTTAG
- a CDS encoding TetR/AcrR family transcriptional regulator, which yields MEVPVVAKQATAEKRQRRERGSINPDDIITGAFELAEEVSIDNLSMPLLGKHLGVGVTSIYWYFRKKDDLLNAMTDRALSKYVFATPYVEASDWRETLRNHAYSMRDTFMGNPILCDLILIRSALSPKAARLGAQEMERAIANLVEAGLSPEDAFDTYSAVSVHVRGSVVLHRLSEKNKSADSGPRDIEDAMAIDPQTTPLIAQVSRRGHRIATPDDSNFEYGLNCILDHASRLIEENSKAKSTSSRRKATKATKATKSTAARPKA from the coding sequence ATGGAGGTGCCCGTAGTGGCGAAGCAGGCAACCGCCGAGAAGCGTCAGCGACGCGAGCGCGGGTCCATCAATCCCGACGACATCATCACGGGCGCCTTCGAACTTGCCGAGGAAGTATCGATCGACAACCTGAGCATGCCGCTGCTGGGCAAGCATCTCGGGGTCGGAGTCACAAGCATCTACTGGTACTTCCGCAAAAAGGACGACCTGCTCAACGCGATGACCGACCGCGCCCTGAGCAAGTACGTGTTCGCCACGCCGTACGTTGAAGCCAGCGACTGGCGCGAAACCCTACGGAACCATGCCTATTCGATGCGTGACACGTTCATGGGCAACCCAATTCTGTGCGACTTGATCCTTATTCGTTCGGCGTTGAGCCCGAAGGCGGCGCGGTTGGGCGCGCAAGAGATGGAGCGCGCGATCGCGAATCTGGTGGAGGCGGGATTGTCCCCCGAGGACGCCTTCGACACCTACTCGGCGGTGTCCGTACACGTGCGCGGTTCGGTGGTTCTGCACCGCCTCAGCGAGAAGAACAAGTCGGCCGACAGTGGTCCGCGCGACATCGAAGATGCCATGGCGATCGATCCGCAGACCACTCCGCTCATCGCGCAGGTGAGCAGGAGGGGCCACCGCATCGCAACTCCGGATGACAGCAACTTCGAGTACGGGCTCAATTGCATCCTGGACCACGCGAGCAGATTGATCGAAGAGAATTCGAAAGCCAAGTCGACGTCCTCCCGGCGGAAGGCGACCAAAGCGACCAAGGCGACCAAGTCGACTGCTGCCCGGCCCAAAGCCTAG
- a CDS encoding enoyl-CoA hydratase/isomerase family protein, with protein MTARNTSENTETSDERVLFDVDRERRIATVTFNNPKQRNSYDAAMRGAIARCLDRVADDDDLTVVLLRGVDGVFSTGADMNNAYGWYGDKDAPAEKRRPSQRRRLAVDRKSFSFYHNLMGFPKVTVGEIAGYALGGGFEMALMTDISVIARDTKIGMPATRFLGPALGSLHMFFHRLGPVLARRLLLTGDIIEAGDVEHLGMFTDTCDPGSVAARARYWAEKAAKMPADGVVIAKEAFRLVEQSQAYQGEEVASYLFHAYGTNLQFAPGEFNFVKTRAQHGTKEAFRLRDEYFHVPEPEAP; from the coding sequence ATGACCGCCCGGAACACTTCAGAGAACACAGAGACTTCAGACGAACGGGTGCTGTTCGACGTCGACCGTGAGCGGCGCATCGCCACCGTCACCTTCAACAACCCCAAGCAGCGCAATTCCTACGACGCCGCCATGCGTGGGGCCATCGCGCGCTGCCTTGATCGGGTGGCCGACGACGACGACCTCACCGTGGTGCTACTGCGTGGCGTCGACGGGGTTTTCAGCACCGGTGCCGACATGAACAACGCCTACGGCTGGTACGGCGACAAAGATGCACCGGCCGAAAAGCGCCGCCCCAGTCAGCGCCGGCGACTTGCCGTGGACCGCAAGTCATTCAGCTTCTACCACAATCTCATGGGTTTCCCGAAGGTGACGGTGGGGGAGATAGCGGGCTACGCGCTCGGCGGCGGCTTTGAGATGGCGCTGATGACCGACATCTCGGTCATCGCGCGCGACACCAAGATCGGCATGCCCGCAACGCGTTTCCTTGGACCTGCGCTGGGCAGCCTGCACATGTTTTTCCATCGCCTGGGCCCGGTCCTGGCCCGGCGGCTGCTTCTCACCGGTGACATCATCGAAGCCGGCGACGTGGAACATCTCGGAATGTTCACGGACACTTGCGATCCCGGATCGGTGGCAGCGCGCGCGAGATACTGGGCCGAGAAAGCCGCCAAGATGCCGGCCGACGGTGTCGTCATCGCCAAGGAAGCGTTCCGCCTCGTCGAGCAGAGCCAGGCCTACCAAGGCGAGGAAGTCGCAAGCTACCTATTCCACGCCTACGGCACCAATCTGCAGTTCGCGCCCGGCGAATTCAACTTCGTCAAGACGCGGGCACAGCATGGCACCAAGGAGGCATTCCGGTTGCGCGACGAGTACTTTCACGTTCCGGAGCCCGAAGCCCCTTAA
- a CDS encoding enoyl-CoA hydratase/isomerase family protein: MSHEADSADAEGSVTTQRDDAILRVTLDRPARRNSLNKTMIETFVDLLVRAGSDDSLRAIHIRGAGDDFCAGSDWVAANSPGGQRPRTGDLVRRVPHAAHRVIELVHSIQLPVVCSVQGWAVGLGCNLALAADFTIAATDAVFWEPFIARGFSPDSGSTWLLPRLVGVARAKRMLLLGEKVSATDAADWGLIHQAVDAGELEQSTEELLTRLASGPTVAIGLAKQALEFGQQATLSQAMTQELFNLELSCRTKDFKEGLEAFRQRRPPKFEGR; the protein is encoded by the coding sequence GTGAGTCACGAGGCCGACTCGGCCGACGCCGAAGGTTCGGTGACAACGCAGCGAGACGACGCGATATTGCGAGTCACTCTCGATCGACCCGCTCGGCGTAATTCGTTGAACAAGACAATGATTGAGACCTTCGTCGATCTGCTGGTCCGGGCCGGCAGCGACGATTCGTTGCGGGCGATTCACATCCGCGGAGCTGGAGACGACTTCTGCGCGGGGTCCGACTGGGTCGCCGCCAACAGCCCGGGCGGACAACGCCCCCGTACGGGCGACCTGGTGCGCAGGGTTCCCCACGCCGCCCACCGCGTGATCGAGCTCGTGCACAGCATCCAACTGCCCGTGGTGTGTAGCGTCCAGGGCTGGGCCGTGGGACTGGGTTGCAATCTGGCCTTGGCCGCAGATTTCACCATCGCCGCCACGGACGCGGTGTTCTGGGAACCGTTCATCGCCCGCGGCTTCAGCCCCGACTCGGGCTCCACCTGGCTACTCCCCCGGCTCGTCGGTGTGGCACGCGCCAAGCGCATGCTGTTGCTCGGTGAAAAGGTCAGTGCCACCGACGCCGCCGACTGGGGGTTGATCCACCAGGCCGTGGACGCCGGCGAGCTGGAGCAGTCAACGGAGGAATTGCTGACGAGGTTGGCGTCCGGACCCACGGTAGCGATCGGATTGGCCAAGCAAGCCTTGGAATTCGGCCAGCAGGCGACGCTGAGCCAGGCCATGACACAGGAGCTGTTCAACTTGGAGCTATCTTGCCGGACAAAGGATTTCAAGGAAGGCCTGGAAGCCTTTCGACAACGACGCCCACCCAAGTTCGAAGGCCGATGA
- a CDS encoding enoyl-CoA hydratase/isomerase family protein produces MTSQTSFDTITYDVDGHTATITLNRPEALNALSPHMIAELRAAYHEAENDDQVWLTIVTGTGRAFCTGADVKEIPEDGKVIYERPYLSTYDQWEAPQEGTPPFRTMAKPVITAVNGLCCGAGMDWVTTSDIVIASEQATFFDPHVSIGLVAGRELVRVSRVLPRSIALRMALMGKHERMSAQRAYDLGLISEIVEHDRLLDRAREIADIVNSNAPLAVRGTRLAIIKGLNVPLHEAEIMAETFRERVLRTEDAQEGPKAFVEKRKPNWQCR; encoded by the coding sequence ATGACTTCTCAGACCAGCTTCGACACCATCACCTACGACGTTGATGGCCACACCGCCACCATCACGCTCAACCGTCCGGAAGCCCTCAACGCGCTCAGCCCGCACATGATCGCCGAGCTGCGCGCCGCCTACCACGAGGCCGAGAACGACGACCAGGTGTGGCTCACCATCGTGACCGGCACCGGACGCGCGTTCTGCACCGGCGCCGACGTGAAGGAAATTCCCGAAGACGGCAAGGTGATTTACGAACGGCCCTACCTGTCGACGTACGACCAGTGGGAGGCACCGCAGGAGGGCACGCCGCCGTTTCGCACCATGGCCAAGCCGGTGATCACCGCTGTCAACGGATTGTGTTGCGGCGCGGGCATGGACTGGGTCACCACGTCGGACATCGTCATCGCATCGGAGCAGGCGACCTTCTTCGATCCGCATGTGAGCATCGGACTGGTTGCCGGACGCGAGTTGGTGCGGGTGTCCAGGGTGTTACCGCGCTCGATCGCGCTGCGAATGGCGTTGATGGGCAAGCACGAGCGGATGAGCGCCCAGCGCGCTTATGATCTCGGACTGATCAGCGAGATCGTCGAGCACGATCGTCTGCTGGATCGGGCTCGTGAGATCGCCGATATCGTCAATTCCAATGCGCCGCTGGCCGTCCGGGGCACCAGGCTGGCAATTATCAAGGGCCTGAACGTACCGCTGCACGAAGCCGAGATAATGGCCGAGACGTTCCGCGAGCGGGTGCTGCGCACCGAGGACGCGCAAGAAGGTCCGAAGGCGTTCGTGGAGAAGCGGAAACCGAATTGGCAGTGCCGGTGA
- a CDS encoding enoyl-CoA hydratase/isomerase family protein: protein MFETILLDIDAATHVATITLNRPEQLNAFNRTMCEEMAEAWRMVKLDDDVHAVVLRSAGDRAFSAGLDIKTSYGQPENIWNHEDPGELLSPKWQKMWKPVVCAVQGMCTAGAFYFINESDVVICSTDATFFDSHVSAGLVCALEPIGLMRRVGLGDTLRMALMGNDERVGAETALRIGLVTEVVEREQLWARAHEIASTIAAKPPSATQGSVKAIWESLDKPYRAALEQGLIYTRLGNPRGTAELAAQRESGGGERPAGEPKIR, encoded by the coding sequence ATGTTCGAAACCATCCTGCTCGACATCGATGCCGCCACCCATGTCGCCACGATCACGCTGAATCGCCCCGAGCAGCTCAACGCGTTCAACCGCACCATGTGCGAGGAGATGGCCGAGGCATGGCGCATGGTCAAGCTCGACGATGACGTGCACGCGGTGGTGCTCCGATCCGCCGGGGACCGCGCCTTCAGCGCTGGGCTTGACATCAAGACCTCTTACGGCCAGCCCGAAAACATCTGGAATCACGAGGATCCCGGCGAGTTGTTGAGCCCCAAGTGGCAGAAGATGTGGAAGCCGGTGGTGTGCGCGGTCCAGGGCATGTGCACGGCCGGCGCGTTCTACTTCATCAACGAGTCCGATGTGGTCATCTGCTCAACGGACGCCACGTTTTTCGACTCGCACGTCTCGGCGGGTCTGGTCTGCGCGCTCGAGCCGATCGGGCTGATGCGCCGGGTCGGGTTAGGCGACACACTGCGCATGGCACTGATGGGCAACGACGAGCGGGTCGGTGCCGAGACCGCCCTCCGGATCGGGTTGGTTACCGAAGTCGTTGAACGGGAGCAGTTGTGGGCACGCGCCCACGAAATCGCGTCGACCATAGCGGCCAAGCCGCCGTCAGCGACGCAAGGCAGCGTCAAGGCGATCTGGGAGTCACTGGACAAGCCCTACCGCGCGGCCCTGGAGCAGGGCCTGATCTACACCCGACTGGGCAACCCGCGCGGCACTGCGGAACTGGCCGCGCAACGCGAATCCGGCGGTGGCGAGCGTCCCGCAGGCGAACCGAAGATCCGGTGA
- a CDS encoding class I adenylate-forming enzyme family protein yields MHPLSRRIADVLDLEPDAPAIEYDGHWLSWHQISVAARCISSLAGQAHVGMLLRNRPGHVAAFFGVLLGAGTVVTINPSRGDDRTRADIAELQLPFILGDTDDLSTLVDEAASTVAVSISDIFDWADDPPIRDPGVAGVAVRMLTSGTTGPPKRVDLSYDMLARSVMGPEPDRAPTPTQLRRGVAIVNSPLVHIGGVFRVLQCVAEARSFVLLDRFELTAWTDAVRKHRPRTVSLVPAALRTVLHADLPRADLDSIVAVTCGTAPLSADDADAFFEKYGIPVLTSYAATEFGGGVASWTLADHEQFWRDKRGSVGRANPGSELRVVDDDGDPLGPDQVGLLEVKPGQLGPAAQWMQTTDMARIDADGFVWIVGRADQAIIRGGFKVMPDDVRVALEGHPAVAGAAVVGRSDERLGETPVAMVELRAATSTDANTDADTDAAALVEYLRTRLAGYEIPTEIAIVDAIPRTPSGKPDLSAIRSYFSASPDHAE; encoded by the coding sequence ATGCACCCACTGAGCCGGCGCATTGCCGATGTACTGGATCTGGAGCCCGACGCACCCGCAATCGAGTACGACGGACATTGGCTGTCGTGGCACCAAATCAGCGTGGCAGCCCGGTGCATCAGCTCGCTGGCCGGCCAAGCGCACGTCGGCATGCTGCTGCGCAATCGGCCTGGCCACGTGGCGGCGTTTTTCGGCGTGCTGCTGGGCGCCGGCACAGTGGTCACCATCAACCCATCACGAGGCGACGACCGGACCAGGGCCGATATCGCCGAGCTGCAACTGCCGTTCATCCTCGGCGATACCGACGATCTGAGCACACTGGTCGATGAGGCGGCCAGCACTGTCGCGGTGTCGATTTCGGACATCTTCGACTGGGCCGACGATCCGCCGATACGGGACCCGGGCGTCGCGGGCGTCGCGGTGCGGATGCTGACCAGCGGGACCACCGGGCCACCCAAGCGGGTCGACCTGAGTTACGACATGCTCGCGCGCAGCGTAATGGGGCCCGAACCCGACCGCGCACCCACCCCCACGCAATTGCGGCGCGGCGTCGCGATCGTCAACTCACCGTTGGTGCACATCGGCGGTGTCTTCCGGGTACTGCAGTGCGTCGCCGAGGCGAGATCCTTTGTGCTGCTGGATCGTTTCGAGCTCACCGCCTGGACCGATGCGGTGCGCAAGCACCGCCCACGCACCGTGTCACTGGTGCCCGCGGCATTGCGCACGGTGCTGCACGCCGATCTGCCGCGCGCCGACCTGGACAGCATCGTTGCCGTCACCTGCGGTACCGCGCCCCTGTCGGCCGACGACGCCGACGCATTTTTCGAGAAGTACGGCATCCCGGTCCTGACGTCCTACGCGGCAACCGAATTCGGTGGTGGTGTGGCCAGCTGGACACTGGCCGACCACGAGCAGTTCTGGCGGGACAAGCGTGGCAGCGTCGGCCGGGCCAACCCCGGTTCGGAGCTCCGGGTGGTGGACGACGACGGCGATCCGCTCGGGCCGGACCAGGTCGGCCTGCTGGAGGTCAAGCCCGGGCAGCTGGGACCGGCGGCTCAGTGGATGCAGACCACCGACATGGCCCGCATTGACGCGGACGGCTTTGTCTGGATCGTCGGCCGCGCCGACCAGGCGATCATCCGCGGCGGGTTCAAGGTGATGCCCGACGACGTTCGCGTCGCACTCGAGGGCCACCCGGCGGTGGCCGGGGCCGCCGTGGTGGGTCGGTCTGACGAACGGCTCGGCGAAACCCCGGTCGCGATGGTGGAGCTACGTGCGGCCACTTCCACCGACGCCAACACCGACGCCGACACCGACGCCGCCGCCCTGGTCGAATACCTTCGAACCCGCCTGGCCGGCTACGAGATTCCCACCGAGATCGCGATTGTCGATGCCATCCCCCGAACCCCGTCCGGTAAACCGGATTTGAGCGCCATCCGGAGCTATTTCAGTGCTTCCCCGGACCATGCCGAGTGA
- a CDS encoding class I adenylate-forming enzyme family protein, which produces MPSELCTVGEVLRHQAVARAQHPLLVCDDDRLTYAEAERRSAELAHGLIWLGAGKGTHVGVLYPNGSDFVIAMLAAARIGAVVVPFSTFATSRELGEQLLDSDVTILLTATAFRSHDYRQRLAEVLGPFDDDERLLRTAAPQLRHVVTSAAALSHVAETVEPSLLRAMEDDVDGADIVAIVYTSGSTSAPKGVVHTHGALLRHQRNLNEIRGLSATDRLFCNSPFFWIGGFAFGLLATLVAGSTLVCSNSTDPGKTLDLLEAEKPTVTNGFAAGIAHLAEHPSFATRDLSSMRRGNLYPIMAPDARPADPELRHSMLGLTEAGSVVLISEDESDQPGSRRGSFGKPAPGFETMIVDGELCIRGPFVMQRYYKRSREECFDADGWFHTGDLVRADADGFMYFLGRRAGMIKTAGANVSAAEVERAIAKLGMTAHVVGIPDAQRGQLVAAVIALPDGATDVDETALREGLKAELSAYKIPKRFIAVPRAEIPLLSSGKVDLQRLKKLFDV; this is translated from the coding sequence ATGCCGAGTGAACTCTGCACCGTCGGCGAAGTCCTGCGACACCAGGCCGTCGCGCGAGCGCAGCACCCCTTGCTGGTGTGCGACGACGACCGGCTCACCTACGCCGAGGCCGAGCGTCGCTCCGCAGAGCTTGCCCATGGGCTGATCTGGCTCGGAGCAGGCAAGGGAACCCATGTCGGGGTGCTCTACCCGAACGGCAGCGACTTCGTCATCGCAATGCTGGCGGCGGCGCGGATAGGCGCGGTGGTCGTCCCATTCTCTACCTTCGCCACTTCCCGCGAACTGGGCGAACAGCTGCTCGACAGCGATGTGACGATCCTGTTGACCGCCACCGCGTTTAGATCCCACGACTACCGACAGCGCCTGGCCGAGGTGCTAGGGCCCTTCGACGACGATGAACGGTTGCTCCGTACCGCCGCCCCGCAATTACGCCACGTAGTCACCAGTGCGGCGGCGCTTTCTCACGTCGCAGAAACCGTGGAGCCCAGCCTGTTGCGGGCGATGGAGGACGATGTCGACGGCGCCGACATAGTCGCCATCGTCTACACCTCGGGGTCCACCAGCGCACCCAAGGGCGTGGTGCACACGCACGGCGCGTTGTTGCGGCACCAACGAAACCTCAACGAGATTCGCGGTTTGTCGGCCACCGATCGCCTCTTCTGCAATTCGCCGTTCTTTTGGATCGGCGGATTTGCCTTCGGCCTGCTCGCCACGCTGGTCGCCGGTTCCACCCTGGTTTGCTCCAACAGCACCGACCCGGGCAAGACGCTCGACCTACTCGAGGCCGAAAAGCCCACCGTCACCAACGGTTTCGCGGCGGGAATCGCACACTTGGCTGAGCACCCCAGCTTCGCCACACGCGACCTGTCGTCGATGCGTCGGGGCAACCTCTATCCGATCATGGCGCCGGACGCACGGCCCGCGGATCCGGAGCTGCGACACAGCATGCTGGGACTGACCGAGGCGGGCAGCGTCGTGCTCATCAGCGAGGACGAGTCTGACCAACCCGGATCGCGGCGCGGCTCGTTCGGTAAACCGGCGCCGGGGTTCGAGACGATGATCGTCGATGGCGAGCTCTGTATCCGCGGTCCGTTCGTCATGCAGCGGTACTACAAGCGCAGTCGCGAAGAATGTTTCGACGCCGACGGCTGGTTCCATACCGGTGATCTGGTGCGAGCCGACGCCGACGGATTCATGTATTTCCTGGGCCGCCGCGCGGGAATGATCAAGACGGCGGGTGCCAACGTGTCAGCGGCCGAGGTCGAGCGAGCCATCGCAAAACTGGGGATGACCGCACACGTCGTCGGCATCCCGGACGCCCAACGGGGTCAGCTGGTGGCCGCGGTCATCGCCTTACCGGATGGTGCCACCGACGTTGACGAAACCGCGTTGCGCGAGGGGCTGAAAGCAGAGCTGTCGGCCTACAAGATCCCGAAGCGATTCATCGCCGTGCCGCGCGCCGAGATACCGCTGTTGTCCAGCGGCAAGGTTGACCTCCAACGACTGAAGAAGTTGTTCGATGTGTGA
- a CDS encoding class I adenylate-forming enzyme family protein, protein MCDTIDRLVRCQAERHASKPMVIDAESRIGYDELLSSTTDLGATFIEAGVGKGTRVGLIMPNCVQWVQVAIALTRIGAVLVPLSTLLRPGELAAQLRTAAVQFLVSVEEFRGHRYLDDLRSVSPLELPALHEIWPVERLFQESAGTQARRMVDAMSATVTASDTLTIVFTSGSSGTPKGVIHSHGSALGAAQSSLDARRIDAETRLYLTMPFFWVGGLGSGIVSTLLAGATLITEQLPRPETTLRLLEREQVTMFRGWPDQAEALARHPDIGAVDLSALRPGSLEALLPPELRAEPGARANLFGMTETFGPYCGYAADTDMPASAWGSCGKPFPGMEVRIVHTDTGEPVPAGTVGMIQLRGPHTLRGICRRSREDVFTPDGFYPTGDLGRLDEDGFLFYHGRCDDMFKVSGATVYPSEVERALRTIDGVEKAFATNVPGTGGGWRVGAAVVGRGLTADQLRAAARELLSAFKVPTVWLLFESDDEVPRGATGKVDIRRLREMLIEANQP, encoded by the coding sequence ATGTGTGACACCATTGACCGCCTGGTCCGGTGCCAGGCCGAACGCCATGCTTCGAAGCCGATGGTGATCGATGCTGAATCGCGGATCGGCTACGACGAACTCCTTTCCAGTACAACGGATTTAGGCGCGACATTCATAGAGGCCGGCGTGGGCAAGGGCACCCGGGTGGGGCTGATCATGCCCAACTGCGTGCAATGGGTACAGGTCGCCATAGCACTGACACGCATCGGGGCGGTGCTCGTCCCGTTGAGCACGCTGCTGCGCCCCGGCGAGCTGGCGGCGCAACTCCGAACGGCCGCCGTGCAGTTCCTGGTGAGCGTCGAGGAGTTTCGCGGGCACCGCTACCTCGACGATCTCCGGTCGGTGTCGCCACTGGAACTGCCTGCGCTACACGAAATTTGGCCTGTGGAGCGACTCTTTCAAGAGTCTGCCGGCACTCAGGCTCGCCGAATGGTCGACGCCATGTCCGCGACGGTCACCGCGTCGGACACGCTGACCATCGTCTTCACCTCGGGCAGCAGCGGGACGCCCAAGGGAGTGATCCACTCGCACGGCAGCGCTTTGGGTGCGGCGCAATCAAGCCTGGACGCGCGCCGCATTGACGCCGAGACCCGGTTGTATCTGACCATGCCGTTCTTCTGGGTCGGCGGCTTGGGCAGCGGCATCGTGTCCACGCTGCTGGCCGGGGCCACCCTGATCACTGAGCAGCTGCCGCGCCCCGAAACCACCCTGCGCCTGTTGGAAAGGGAGCAGGTCACCATGTTCCGCGGCTGGCCGGATCAGGCCGAAGCACTGGCGCGTCACCCCGATATCGGCGCCGTCGACCTCTCCGCACTGCGGCCGGGCAGCCTGGAAGCGCTGCTGCCTCCCGAGCTGCGGGCCGAGCCCGGCGCCCGCGCCAACCTGTTCGGCATGACCGAAACTTTCGGGCCCTACTGCGGCTACGCCGCCGACACGGACATGCCGGCATCAGCCTGGGGAAGCTGCGGAAAGCCGTTCCCCGGCATGGAAGTTCGGATTGTCCATACCGACACCGGTGAACCGGTTCCGGCCGGAACGGTCGGCATGATTCAGCTGCGCGGCCCGCACACCCTGCGCGGCATCTGCCGACGCAGCCGCGAAGATGTCTTCACACCCGACGGCTTCTACCCCACCGGCGACCTCGGTCGGCTCGACGAGGACGGCTTTCTGTTCTATCACGGCCGCTGCGACGACATGTTCAAAGTCAGCGGCGCCACCGTCTATCCCAGCGAGGTCGAGCGGGCGCTGCGCACCATCGACGGCGTCGAAAAGGCCTTTGCCACCAACGTTCCCGGCACTGGCGGCGGCTGGCGAGTGGGTGCGGCGGTCGTGGGCCGCGGGCTCACCGCCGATCAGTTGCGCGCAGCGGCGCGCGAGCTGTTGAGCGCGTTCAAGGTGCCAACGGTGTGGCTGCTCTTCGAGTCCGACGACGAGGTCCCCCGCGGCGCCACCGGCAAGGTGGACATCCGGCGACTGCGGGAAATGTTGATCGAAGCGAACCAGCCTTAG